The window TGCGGTTGTTGCACCGTTTAATTGAGTGTGGGCAACTTTAAAGAAGGTGTCATTGATTAGTGTAGATTTACCTGACCCCGATACCCCCGTAATACAGCTGAACAAGCCTACAGGGATCGTCGCAGTGACATTCTTTAGGTTGTTCCCAGTCGCGCCAACGATCTCGACCACCTTTTTCTTGTCGATAGGCGTTCTTTGTTTTGGTATCGCAATTTCTTTGGCGCCGCTCAGGTATTGCCCAGTTAAAGAGTTCGGGTTTTCGATGATGTCTTGCATGGTGCCTTCAGCGACCACGTGACCACCGTGAACTCCCGCGCCTGGGCCGATATCGATAACATGGTCTGCACAACGAATCGCATCTTCGTCATGCTCAACAACAAGCACGGTATTTCCTAAGTCTCTTAGGTGAACCAGAGTTTGTAGTAGACGTTCATTATCACGCTGGTGGAGGCCAATCGATGGCTCATCCAGCACATACATAACACCAACTAAACCAGCACCAATTTGACTTGCTAGACGAATCCTTTGCGCTTCACCACCAGACAGTGTTTCTGCACTGCGTGATAGGTTCAGGTAATTCAAACCAACGTTCACCAAGAAACGCAGACGATCATTGATCTCTTTCATCACTTTATCGGCAATTTGCCCACGTTGGCCGCTGAGCGACAAGTTTTGGAAAAACTCTAGCGCATCAGCAATGCTGAGCTGAACGATTTCTGGCAGTGTGGTATCGCCAATAAAGACATTTCGAGCTTCTAACCTTAAGCGCGTACCATCACAGCTAGAACATGATTTCGTTGATATGTACTTGGCAAGATCTTCACGCACTGCGCTAGATTCAGTATCGCGGTAACGGCGCTCTAGCGTATTTAAAATACCTTCAAATGGATGACGCTTAACTCGGATATCACCGCGATCATTGATGTATTTGAATTCAACTTCAGTTCTACCTGAGCCCTTGAGGATGATCTCTTGAGTTTTCTTTGGTAATGAGTTGAACGGAGCATAAAGGTCAAAACCATAATGATCTGACAGAGATGTCAGCATTTGAAAATAATAATAATTTTTCTGATCCCAGCCTTTAATCGCACCTTCAGCAATACTTAGGTTCTCATCTAAAATCACTCTACTTGGGTCAAAATACTGTTGAACCCCAAGTCCATCACACGTACCACAAGCACCTGCCGGGTTATTGAATGAGAACAGGCGAGGCTCGAGTTCTTGCATGCTATAGCCACACTTTGGACAAGCGAAGTTTGCAGAGAATACGATCTCTTCTTGTTCTTTATCATCCATCCAACCGACTACGGCGATGCCACCAGAGAGCTCTAATGTTGTCTCAAACGATTCAGCTAAACGCTGTTGAAGATCTGGGCGAACCTTAAAGCGATCAACGACAACTTCAATGGTGTGCTTCTTGTGCAGTTCCAATGTGGGTGGATCGGACAAATCACAGGTCTCGCCATCAATACGGGCACGGATAAAGCCTTGAGCCGCTAGGTTCTCAAGCGTTTTAACGTGCTCACCTTTACGTTCTTTGACTATCGGAGCCAACAGCATCATCTTTGAACCAGCAGGCAGTTCTAAGACTTTATCGACCATTTGACTGATGGTTTGTGCTGCAAGAGGGGTATTGTGATCAGGACAGCGCGGTTCACCGACACGAGCATAAAGTAGTCTTAGGTAATCATAGACTTCAGTGATGGTGCCAACAGTTGAACGAGGATTGTGAGAAGTTGATTTCTGTTCGATGGAGATGGCTGGAGATAAACCTTCGATGTGGTCGACATCAGGCTTTTCCATGAGAGATAGAAATTGACGAGCGTAGGCCGACAAAGACTCAACATAACGACGTTGACCTTCTGCGTAGAGGGTATCAAACGCAAGTGACGACTTTCCTGAACCTGATAACCCGGTGATAACCGTCAGCTTATCACGAGGTATGGTTAGGTTAATGTCTTTGAGGTTATGCGTACGAGCGCCTCTAATTTC of the Vibrio lentus genome contains:
- the uvrA gene encoding excinuclease ABC subunit UvrA, translating into MDKIEIRGARTHNLKDINLTIPRDKLTVITGLSGSGKSSLAFDTLYAEGQRRYVESLSAYARQFLSLMEKPDVDHIEGLSPAISIEQKSTSHNPRSTVGTITEVYDYLRLLYARVGEPRCPDHNTPLAAQTISQMVDKVLELPAGSKMMLLAPIVKERKGEHVKTLENLAAQGFIRARIDGETCDLSDPPTLELHKKHTIEVVVDRFKVRPDLQQRLAESFETTLELSGGIAVVGWMDDKEQEEIVFSANFACPKCGYSMQELEPRLFSFNNPAGACGTCDGLGVQQYFDPSRVILDENLSIAEGAIKGWDQKNYYYFQMLTSLSDHYGFDLYAPFNSLPKKTQEIILKGSGRTEVEFKYINDRGDIRVKRHPFEGILNTLERRYRDTESSAVREDLAKYISTKSCSSCDGTRLRLEARNVFIGDTTLPEIVQLSIADALEFFQNLSLSGQRGQIADKVMKEINDRLRFLVNVGLNYLNLSRSAETLSGGEAQRIRLASQIGAGLVGVMYVLDEPSIGLHQRDNERLLQTLVHLRDLGNTVLVVEHDEDAIRCADHVIDIGPGAGVHGGHVVAEGTMQDIIENPNSLTGQYLSGAKEIAIPKQRTPIDKKKVVEIVGATGNNLKNVTATIPVGLFSCITGVSGSGKSTLINDTFFKVAHTQLNGATTAVPAQHKKIKGLEHFDKVIDIDQSPIGRTPRSNPATYTGIFTPIRELFAGTQESRSRGYKPGRFSFNVRGGRCEACQGDGVIKVEMHFLPDVYVPCDVCKGKRYNRETLEVRYKGKTIDEVLEMTVEDAREYFNPVPVIARKLQTLMDVGLSYIRLGQAATTLSGGEAQRVKLARELSKRDTGKTLYILDEPTTGLHFHDIQQLLTVLHRLRDHGNTVVVIEHNLDVVKTADWILDLGPEGGQGGGEIVAEGTPEDVALVEGSHTARFLKPMLNLK